The following are encoded together in the Cynocephalus volans isolate mCynVol1 chromosome 4, mCynVol1.pri, whole genome shotgun sequence genome:
- the LOC134376876 gene encoding ubiquinol-cytochrome-c reductase complex assembly factor 3, giving the protein MGTVRKVLTVVAMVGAGIGLGSALFALVTPGELQKQAMLKEMPEKDPRRRDEVARTQELVMATLQEAAATQENVAWRKNWTVGSGGRSA; this is encoded by the exons ATGGGGACGGTGCGGAAAGTGCTGACCGTGGTCGCGATGGTGGGCGCGGGGATTGGCCTGGGCTCCGCTCTCTTTGCTCTCGTGACCCCGGGAGAGCTGCAGAAACAGGCGATGCTAAAG GAGATGCCGGAGAAGGACCCGCGGCGCAGAGACGAGGTGGCCAGGACCCAGGAGCTGGTGATGGCCACTCTGCAGGAAGCAGCGGCCACGCAGGAGAACGTGGCCTGGAGGAAGAACTGGACGGTCGGCAGCGGCGGGAGGTCAGCGTGA